In Quercus robur chromosome 10, dhQueRobu3.1, whole genome shotgun sequence, a genomic segment contains:
- the LOC126702117 gene encoding plant intracellular Ras-group-related LRR protein 7 isoform X2: MEMAFPNEVFDLERSVRTLDLTHNKIVDIPMDISKLINMQRLILAENLVQQLPTNLGKLQSLKLMTLDGNQITSLPDEMGQLVRLERLSISGNLLTCLPETIGSLRNLLLLNVSNNKLKSLPESIGSCFSLEELQANDNLIEDLPASICNLIHLKSLCLDNNNVNQIPLNLLKDCKVLQNISLHGNPISMDQFQQMEGFQDFEARRKKKFDKQIDSNVMIGSKGLDEGVDL; the protein is encoded by the exons GCATTCCCAAATGAAGTTTTTGATCTAGAGAGATCTGTACGAACTCTTGATTTAACCCACAATAAAATAG tTGACATACCTATGGATATAAGCAAATTAATTAACATGCAGCGCCTG ATCTTAGCTGAGAATCTTGTCCAGCAACTACCTACAAACTTGGGGAAACTTCAGTCTCTAAAACTTATGACACTTGATGGAAATCAAATTACCTCCTTGCCTGATGAAA TGGGACAGCTTGTGAGGCTTGAGCGGTTATCCATCTCTGGAAATTTGTTAACATGCTTGCCTGAGACTATTGGGAGCTTGCGCAAT TTATTGCTTTTAAATGTATCAAATAACAAGTTGAAGTCTCTTCCAGAATCAATTGGGAGTTGTTTCTCTCTTGAAGAATTACAAGCAAATG ATAATCTCATTGAAGATCTACCTGCATCAATCTGCAATCTCATTCACTTAAAATCACTTTGCTTGGACAATAATAATGTGAACCAG ATACCTCTGAATCTACTGAAAGACTGCAAAGTTCTGCAGAATATCTCCCTGCATGGCAATCCTATTTCAATGGATCAATTTCAGCAG ATGGAAGGATTTCAAGATTTTgaagcaagaagaaagaagaagtttgACAAGCAAATTGATTCAAATGTGATGATTGGGTCAAAAGGCCTCGATGAGGGTGTTGATCTATGA
- the LOC126702117 gene encoding plant intracellular Ras-group-related LRR protein 7 isoform X1, whose translation MGCCVSKSTDSKASRIARWRSTGIVALRDSKLKAFPNEVFDLDRSVRTLDLTHNKIVDIPMDISKLINMQRLILAENLVQQLPTNLGKLQSLKLMTLDGNQITSLPDEMGQLVRLERLSISGNLLTCLPETIGSLRNLLLLNVSNNKLKSLPESIGSCFSLEELQANDNLIEDLPASICNLIHLKSLCLDNNNVNQIPLNLLKDCKVLQNISLHGNPISMDQFQQMEGFQDFEARRKKKFDKQIDSNVMIGSKGLDEGVDL comes from the exons ATGGGTTGCTGTGTGAGCAAGAGCACGGACTCTAAGGCTAGTAGGATTGCACGGTGGCGATCCACCGGCATTGTTGCTCTCCGAGACTCCAAATTGAAg GCGTTCCCAAATGAAGTTTTCGATCTGGATAGATCTGTACGGACTCTTGATTTAACCCACAATAAAATAG tTGACATACCTATGGATATAAGCAAATTAATTAACATGCAGCGCCTG ATCTTAGCTGAGAATCTTGTCCAGCAACTACCTACAAACTTGGGGAAACTTCAGTCTCTAAAACTTATGACACTTGATGGAAATCAAATTACCTCCTTGCCTGATGAAA TGGGACAGCTTGTGAGGCTTGAGCGGTTATCCATCTCTGGAAATTTGTTAACATGCTTGCCTGAGACTATTGGGAGCTTGCGCAAT TTATTGCTTTTAAATGTATCAAATAACAAGTTGAAGTCTCTTCCAGAATCAATTGGGAGTTGTTTCTCTCTTGAAGAATTACAAGCAAATG ATAATCTCATTGAAGATCTACCTGCATCAATCTGCAATCTCATTCACTTAAAATCACTTTGCTTGGACAATAATAATGTGAACCAG ATACCTCTGAATCTACTGAAAGACTGCAAAGTTCTGCAGAATATCTCCCTGCATGGCAATCCTATTTCAATGGATCAATTTCAGCAG ATGGAAGGATTTCAAGATTTTgaagcaagaagaaagaagaagtttgACAAGCAAATTGATTCAAATGTGATGATTGGGTCAAAAGGCCTCGATGAGGGTGTTGATCTATGA